A portion of the Drosophila sechellia strain sech25 chromosome 2R, ASM438219v1, whole genome shotgun sequence genome contains these proteins:
- the LOC6608834 gene encoding endocuticle structural glycoprotein SgAbd-4, with product MYKLVFLVSSALLLSYVLARPQDLRAGAPSATTTTTAATIVKQDNVNNADGSFNSSYETSNGIRVENIGYLKKIIVPKTETSDGQVIDEHEELVLVQTGSYSYSDPDGNLITLRYVADENGFQPEGDHLPVAPQ from the exons TACAAGTTAGTTTTCCTCGTCAGCTCCGCTCTGCTGCTCAGCTATGTCCTGGCCAGACCTCAGGATCTGCGGGCGGGAGCCCCGAGTGCCACGACCACCACCACAGCTGCCACCATTGTCAAGCAGGATAATGTGAACAACGCCGACGGCAGCTTCAACAGCAG CTACGAGACCTCGAACGGAATACGCGTGGAGAACATTGGCTATCTGAAGAAGATCATCGTTCCCAAGACCGAGACCTCCGATGGCCAGGTGATCGACGAGCACGAGGAGCTCGTACTGGTCCAGACCGGATCCTACAGCTACAGCGATCCCGATGGCAATCTCATCACCCTGCGCTACGTGGCCGACGAGAACGGATTCCAGCCGGAGGGTGACCATCTGCCGGTGGCACCTCAATAG